The Salmonella enterica subsp. houtenae serovar Houten genome has a segment encoding these proteins:
- a CDS encoding Co-activator of prophage gene expression IbrB, producing the protein MQHRLTTEITRFLSELPEEERIAAINEFRMAIHSVSPFRNEPVDCVLWVKNDHISPNDYNPNNVAPPEKKLLLKSIEKDGFTQPIVVVKAGAEEYEIVDGFHRHELGKGKAVLKTRLKGYLPVTCLDRERHERMAATIRHNRARGRHQIHAMSEIVRELSQLGWDESKIAQELGMDADEVLRLKQINGLQALFADRRFSRAWTVK; encoded by the coding sequence ATGCAACACCGACTCACAACCGAAATAACCCGCTTTCTCTCTGAACTGCCGGAAGAGGAGAGGATCGCCGCCATTAATGAATTTAGAATGGCAATACACAGCGTTAGTCCTTTTCGCAATGAGCCTGTCGATTGTGTGCTGTGGGTGAAAAACGACCATATTTCGCCTAACGACTACAATCCGAATAACGTTGCGCCGCCGGAGAAAAAATTGCTGCTTAAATCGATTGAAAAAGATGGGTTTACTCAGCCGATTGTGGTGGTCAAAGCCGGGGCGGAAGAATACGAGATTGTGGATGGCTTTCATCGACATGAGCTGGGCAAAGGAAAAGCGGTCCTGAAAACACGTCTGAAAGGCTACCTGCCGGTGACGTGTCTGGACAGAGAACGCCACGAACGAATGGCGGCAACCATCCGGCATAACCGCGCACGCGGACGCCACCAGATCCATGCCATGTCCGAAATCGTGCGCGAACTTTCTCAGTTGGGCTGGGACGAGAGCAAAATCGCTCAGGAGTTAGGTATGGACGCCGATGAAGTCCTGCGCCTGAAACAGATCAACGGTCTGCAGGCGCTGTTTGCAGACCGTCGATTCTCCAGAGCGTGGACGGTTAAATAA
- the ybdL gene encoding aminotransferase — translation MRNNPLIPQSKLPSFGTTIFTQMSALAQKHRAINLSQGFPDFDGPRYLHERLAYHVAQGANQYAPMTGAQALREAIANKTAEIYGYRPDDVSDITVTAGATEALYAAITALVRAGDEVICFDPSYDSYAPAVALSGGVLKRIALAPPHFSVDWQAFSALLSERTRLVILNTPHNPTATAWRQADIEALWQAIGEREIYVLSDEVYEHICFAAEGHASVLAHPQLRERAVAVSSFGKTFHMTGWKIGYCVAPAAISAEIRKVHQYLTFCVNTPAQLALADMLRAAPEHYRALPDFYRKKRDVLVNALAQSRLKVLPCEGTYFLLIDYSAVSTLNDVEFCQWLTKEAGVAAIPLSVFCAAPFPYQLIRLCFAKQESTLLAAAERLCKL, via the coding sequence ATGAGAAATAACCCACTGATTCCACAAAGCAAATTGCCCAGTTTTGGCACCACGATTTTTACGCAAATGAGCGCGCTGGCGCAGAAACACCGGGCAATAAATTTATCGCAAGGCTTCCCTGATTTTGATGGTCCTCGTTATTTGCACGAGCGGTTGGCTTATCATGTCGCGCAGGGCGCGAATCAATATGCGCCGATGACGGGCGCGCAGGCGCTGCGGGAGGCTATTGCCAATAAAACGGCGGAAATATATGGTTATCGACCAGATGACGTGAGTGATATCACCGTCACGGCGGGCGCGACAGAAGCGCTGTATGCAGCGATTACCGCGCTGGTGCGGGCAGGGGATGAGGTTATCTGTTTTGATCCCAGTTACGACAGCTATGCCCCGGCCGTGGCGCTCTCCGGCGGAGTGTTAAAACGTATAGCGCTTGCGCCGCCGCATTTTAGCGTCGACTGGCAGGCCTTTTCGGCGTTGCTTAGCGAGCGCACCCGATTGGTGATCCTCAATACGCCGCACAATCCTACCGCTACCGCCTGGCGTCAGGCGGATATCGAGGCGCTGTGGCAGGCCATCGGCGAGCGGGAAATTTATGTATTAAGCGATGAAGTGTACGAACATATTTGTTTTGCCGCCGAAGGTCATGCCAGCGTATTGGCGCACCCTCAGTTACGAGAGCGGGCGGTTGCCGTTTCATCGTTTGGTAAAACCTTTCATATGACGGGATGGAAGATTGGTTACTGCGTTGCGCCGGCGGCTATTAGCGCCGAAATACGCAAAGTTCACCAGTACCTGACGTTTTGCGTCAATACGCCGGCGCAACTGGCGCTGGCGGATATGCTGCGCGCCGCGCCGGAACACTATCGCGCGTTACCCGATTTTTACCGGAAAAAACGCGATGTGCTGGTTAACGCGCTGGCGCAAAGCCGATTAAAAGTGCTGCCCTGTGAAGGTACCTATTTTCTGTTGATTGATTATAGCGCAGTGTCGACGCTAAATGATGTAGAGTTTTGTCAGTGGCTAACTAAAGAAGCCGGTGTCGCCGCTATTCCGCTCTCTGTCTTTTGCGCCGCCCCTTTCCCGTATCAGCTTATACGTTTATGTTTCGCTAAACAGGAATCAACGCTGCTGGCCGCCGCAGAGCGCCTGTGTAAACTGTAG
- the ybdH gene encoding oxidoreductase → MNHTEIRVVTGPANYFSHAGSLGRVEDFFTPEQLSHAVWVYGERAITAARPYLPEAFERAGAKHLRFSGHCSERHVAQLAHACGDDRQVVIGVGGGALLDTAKALARRLTLPFVAIPTIAATCAAWTPLSVWYNDAGQALQFDIFDDANFLVLVEPRIILQAPDDYLLAGIGDTLAKWYEAVVLAPQPETLPLTVRLGINNACAIRDLLLTHSEQAVTDKQQHRLTQAFCDVVDAIIAGGGMVGGLGERYTRVAAAHAVHNGLTVLPQTEKFLHGTKAAYGILVQSALLGQDEVLAQLIAAYRRFHLPTRLTELDVDIHNTTEIDKVIAHTLRPVESIHYLPITLTPDTLRAAFEKVEFFRI, encoded by the coding sequence ATGAACCACACTGAAATCCGCGTCGTTACCGGCCCGGCGAATTATTTTTCCCATGCCGGAAGCCTCGGAAGAGTGGAAGACTTTTTCACGCCGGAACAGCTTTCCCACGCCGTTTGGGTGTACGGCGAACGCGCGATTACCGCCGCCCGCCCTTACCTGCCGGAAGCGTTTGAACGCGCTGGCGCAAAACATCTGCGGTTTAGCGGTCATTGTAGCGAACGCCATGTTGCCCAACTGGCGCACGCCTGCGGCGACGATCGTCAGGTGGTGATAGGCGTCGGCGGCGGCGCACTGCTCGATACCGCCAAAGCGCTCGCCCGCCGTCTGACGCTGCCGTTTGTCGCTATCCCAACGATCGCGGCGACCTGCGCCGCCTGGACACCGCTTTCCGTCTGGTATAATGACGCGGGACAGGCATTACAGTTCGACATTTTTGATGATGCCAATTTTCTGGTACTGGTCGAACCGCGCATTATTCTGCAGGCGCCCGATGACTATCTGTTAGCTGGCATTGGCGATACGCTGGCGAAATGGTATGAAGCCGTTGTACTTGCGCCGCAGCCTGAAACGTTGCCATTGACCGTACGACTGGGCATTAATAACGCCTGCGCCATTCGCGATCTCCTGCTGACACACAGTGAACAGGCAGTAACGGATAAACAGCAACACCGACTGACACAGGCATTTTGTGACGTGGTAGACGCGATTATCGCTGGCGGCGGTATGGTCGGCGGCCTTGGGGAACGCTATACCCGTGTCGCCGCCGCCCATGCGGTACACAACGGTCTGACCGTCCTGCCGCAAACGGAAAAATTCCTGCACGGAACGAAAGCGGCTTATGGCATTCTGGTGCAAAGCGCGCTACTGGGACAAGATGAGGTGCTGGCGCAATTGATTGCGGCGTACCGGCGATTTCATCTGCCGACCCGGCTAACCGAACTGGATGTGGACATTCATAACACCACAGAGATCGATAAAGTGATCGCGCATACGCTGCGCCCGGTCGAATCCATCCACTATTTACCGATTACGTTAACGCCAGACACCCTGCGTGCGGCGTTTGAAAAAGTTGAATTTTTCAGAATATAG
- a CDS encoding putative small protein yjiX — protein sequence MFDTLSKAGKYLGQAAKMMIGVPDYDNYVEHMRITHPDQTPMTYEEFFRERQDARYGGKGGARCC from the coding sequence ATGTTCGATACGCTTTCGAAAGCCGGAAAATATCTGGGACAGGCCGCAAAAATGATGATTGGCGTGCCAGACTACGACAACTATGTTGAGCATATGCGCATTACGCATCCGGATCAGACGCCGATGACCTATGAAGAATTTTTCCGCGAGCGGCAGGATGCGCGCTATGGTGGAAAAGGCGGCGCGCGTTGCTGCTGA
- the cstA gene encoding carbon starvation protein A, producing MNKSGKYLVWTALSVLGAFALGYIALNRGEQINALWIVVASVCVYLIAYRFYGRYIARKVLAVDPTRMTPAVRHNDGLDYVPTDKKVLFGHHFAAIAGAGPLVGPVLAAQMGYLPGMIWLLAGVVLAGAVQDFMVLFVSTRRDGRSLGELVKEEMGATAGVIALVACFMIMVIILAVLAMIVVKALTHSPWGTYTVAFTIPLAIFMGVYLRYLRPGRIGEVSVIGLVFLIFAIISGGWVAASPTWAPYFDFTGVQLTWMLVGYGFVAAVLPVWLLLAPRDYLSTFLKIGTIVGLAVGILIMRPTLTMPALTKFVDGTGPVWTGNLFPFLFITIACGAVSGFHALISSGTTPKMLANEGQACFIGYGGMLMESFVAIMALVSACIIDPGVYFAMNSPMAVLAPAGTADVVASAAQVVSSWGFAITPDTLHQIANEVGEQSIISRAGGAPTLAVGMAYILHGALGGMMDVAFWYHFAILFEALFILTAVDAGTRAARFMLQDLLGVVSPGLKRTDSLPANLLATALCVLAWGYFLHQGVVDPLGGINTLWPLFGIANQMLAGMALMLCAVVLFKIKRQRYAWVALAPTAWLLICTLTAGWQKAFSPDAKIGFLAIANKFQAMIDSGNIPPQYTESQLAQLVFNNRLDAGLTIFFMVVVVVLALFSIKTALAALKIDKPTANETPYEPMPENVDEIVTQAKGAH from the coding sequence ATGAATAAGTCAGGGAAATACCTCGTCTGGACAGCGCTCTCAGTATTGGGGGCGTTTGCCCTGGGCTATATTGCGTTAAATCGTGGGGAGCAGATCAACGCGCTATGGATTGTGGTGGCGTCGGTCTGTGTCTATCTTATTGCGTATCGTTTTTATGGACGCTATATCGCCAGGAAAGTGCTGGCGGTTGACCCAACGCGTATGACGCCCGCGGTACGTCATAACGATGGTCTGGATTATGTCCCGACCGATAAGAAAGTGCTTTTTGGTCACCATTTTGCGGCCATTGCTGGCGCAGGGCCGCTGGTCGGGCCGGTACTGGCGGCGCAGATGGGCTATCTGCCGGGGATGATCTGGCTGCTGGCGGGCGTCGTGCTGGCGGGAGCGGTGCAGGACTTTATGGTGCTGTTCGTCTCGACCCGGCGCGATGGGCGTTCGCTTGGCGAGCTAGTTAAAGAGGAGATGGGCGCGACGGCAGGGGTGATCGCCCTGGTTGCCTGCTTTATGATCATGGTGATCATTCTGGCCGTCCTGGCGATGATCGTGGTGAAAGCGCTGACCCATAGCCCGTGGGGAACCTACACTGTCGCGTTCACCATTCCGCTGGCGATTTTTATGGGCGTTTACCTGCGCTATCTGCGCCCGGGGCGCATCGGCGAGGTGTCGGTCATTGGGCTGGTGTTCCTTATTTTCGCTATTATTTCCGGAGGATGGGTGGCGGCAAGCCCAACCTGGGCACCGTATTTTGACTTTACCGGCGTGCAGCTTACCTGGATGCTGGTGGGGTACGGTTTTGTCGCGGCGGTACTGCCGGTCTGGCTGCTGTTGGCGCCGCGTGATTATCTCTCTACTTTCCTGAAAATCGGTACCATTGTTGGCCTGGCGGTAGGGATTTTGATCATGCGTCCGACGCTGACCATGCCGGCGCTGACCAAATTTGTTGATGGCACAGGACCAGTCTGGACGGGCAACCTGTTCCCGTTCCTGTTTATCACCATCGCCTGCGGCGCGGTATCCGGTTTCCATGCGCTCATCTCCTCCGGCACGACGCCGAAGATGTTGGCCAACGAAGGCCAGGCCTGCTTTATTGGCTACGGCGGGATGTTAATGGAATCTTTCGTCGCCATTATGGCGCTGGTTTCCGCCTGTATTATCGATCCGGGCGTTTACTTTGCGATGAATAGCCCGATGGCGGTACTGGCGCCAGCGGGGACGGCGGATGTCGTGGCTTCTGCCGCGCAGGTGGTCAGCAGTTGGGGCTTCGCTATCACGCCGGATACGCTACACCAGATTGCCAATGAAGTCGGCGAACAATCCATTATCTCCCGCGCAGGCGGCGCGCCAACGCTGGCTGTAGGGATGGCCTACATTTTACATGGCGCGTTGGGCGGCATGATGGATGTGGCGTTCTGGTATCACTTCGCCATCCTGTTTGAAGCGCTGTTTATTCTGACGGCGGTGGATGCGGGCACCCGTGCCGCGCGCTTTATGTTGCAGGATCTGCTGGGGGTGGTGTCGCCAGGGCTGAAACGAACCGATTCGCTGCCAGCGAACCTGCTTGCCACGGCGTTGTGCGTGCTGGCGTGGGGGTATTTCCTTCATCAGGGGGTGGTCGATCCGTTGGGTGGTATTAATACCCTGTGGCCGCTGTTTGGTATCGCGAACCAGATGCTGGCGGGTATGGCGCTGATGCTTTGCGCCGTGGTACTGTTCAAAATTAAGCGTCAGCGTTATGCGTGGGTCGCGCTGGCGCCGACAGCCTGGCTGCTGATTTGTACGCTGACGGCGGGCTGGCAGAAAGCGTTTAGTCCGGATGCGAAAATCGGCTTCCTGGCCATTGCCAACAAGTTCCAGGCGATGATCGACAGCGGCAATATTCCGCCGCAGTATACCGAATCGCAGCTCGCGCAGTTGGTATTCAATAACCGTCTGGATGCCGGGCTAACGATCTTCTTTATGGTGGTGGTCGTGGTGCTGGCATTGTTCTCTATTAAGACGGCGCTGGCCGCTCTGAAGATTGATAAACCGACGGCTAATGAAACGCCGTATGAGCCGATGCCGGAAAATGTGGATGAGATCGTGACGCAGGCGAAAGGCGCGCACTAA
- the entH gene encoding Proofreading thio esterase in enterobactinbiosynthesis EntH, with protein MIWKRHLTLDELNATSQNTLVAHLGIVYTRLGDGVLEAEMPVDTRTHQPFGLLHGGASAALAETLGSMAGYLMTRDGQCVVGTELNATHHRAVSQGKVRGVCQPLHLGRQNQSWEITLFDEQGRRCCTCRLGTAVMG; from the coding sequence ATGATCTGGAAACGGCATTTAACGTTGGATGAATTGAACGCCACTAGTCAGAACACGCTGGTAGCGCATCTGGGCATTGTTTACACCCGTCTGGGCGATGGAGTACTGGAGGCGGAAATGCCCGTCGATACCCGTACTCATCAACCGTTTGGTCTGCTACACGGCGGCGCATCGGCGGCGCTGGCGGAGACGTTAGGATCAATGGCGGGTTATTTGATGACCCGCGACGGGCAGTGCGTGGTCGGAACCGAGTTAAACGCCACCCACCACCGCGCCGTCTCGCAGGGGAAAGTACGCGGCGTTTGCCAGCCGCTGCATTTGGGGCGGCAGAATCAAAGCTGGGAAATTACTCTCTTTGACGAGCAGGGGAGGCGCTGTTGCACCTGTCGCCTGGGAACGGCGGTAATGGGATAG
- the entA gene encoding 2,3-dihydro-2,3-dihydroxybenzoate dehydrogenase, with protein MPGIDFSDQTVWVTGAGKGIGYATALAFVDAGARVIGFDREFMPADYPFTTEVMDVADAAQVAQVCQRILHKTPRLDVLVNAAGILRMGATDALSVDDWQQTFAVNVGGAFNLFSQTMAQFRRQQGGVIVTVASDAAHTPRIGMSAYGASKAALKSLALTVGLELAGCGVRCNVVSPGSTDTDMQRALWVSEDAEQQRIRGFGEQFKLGIPLGKIARPQEIANTILFLASDLASHITLQDIVVDGGSTLGA; from the coding sequence ATGCCCGGTATTGATTTTTCAGACCAAACGGTATGGGTGACCGGCGCGGGGAAAGGGATTGGTTACGCGACGGCGCTGGCCTTTGTCGACGCCGGGGCCCGGGTAATAGGTTTCGATCGCGAGTTTATGCCAGCGGATTACCCCTTTACTACCGAGGTTATGGACGTGGCGGATGCCGCACAGGTCGCGCAGGTGTGTCAGCGTATATTGCACAAAACACCACGGCTGGATGTGTTGGTCAATGCCGCCGGTATTTTGCGTATGGGAGCGACCGACGCGCTTAGCGTCGACGACTGGCAACAGACATTTGCGGTCAATGTGGGCGGGGCGTTTAACCTGTTTTCGCAAACGATGGCGCAGTTTCGCCGTCAGCAGGGCGGGGTGATTGTCACCGTCGCCTCGGATGCGGCGCATACACCGCGTATCGGTATGAGTGCCTACGGCGCCTCTAAAGCGGCGCTGAAAAGTCTGGCGCTGACCGTAGGACTGGAGCTGGCGGGCTGCGGGGTGCGCTGTAATGTGGTGTCGCCTGGCTCGACCGACACCGATATGCAGCGCGCATTGTGGGTGAGCGAAGATGCCGAACAGCAGCGCATTCGCGGTTTCGGCGAACAGTTTAAACTTGGCATTCCGCTCGGTAAAATCGCCCGTCCGCAGGAGATAGCCAATACCATTTTGTTCCTTGCCTCCGATCTGGCCAGCCACATTACCTTGCAGGATATCGTGGTGGACGGCGGTTCAACATTGGGAGCCTGA
- the entB gene encoding isochorismatase: MAIPKLQSYALPTALDIPTNKVNWAFEPERAALLIHDMQDYFVSFWGRNCPMMEQVIANIAALRQYCKEQHIPVYYTAQPKEQSDEDRALLNDMWGPGLTRSPEQQKVVEALTPDEADTVLVKWRYSAFHRSPLEQMLKDTGRNQLIITGVYAHIGCMTTATDAFMRDIKPFMVADALADFSREEHLMALNYVAGRSGRVVMTESLLPAPVPASKTALRALILPLLDETDEPLDDENLIDYGLDSVRMMGLAARWRKVHGDIDFVMLAKNPTIDAWWALLSREVQ, translated from the coding sequence ATGGCAATCCCAAAACTACAGTCTTACGCGTTGCCCACCGCACTGGATATCCCGACCAACAAAGTGAACTGGGCATTTGAACCGGAGCGCGCTGCGCTGCTCATCCACGATATGCAGGATTACTTTGTCAGCTTTTGGGGCCGTAACTGCCCAATGATGGAGCAGGTGATTGCCAATATCGCCGCCCTGCGCCAGTACTGTAAGGAACAGCATATCCCGGTCTATTACACCGCTCAGCCGAAAGAGCAAAGCGATGAAGATCGCGCGTTACTCAATGATATGTGGGGACCGGGACTGACGCGCTCTCCGGAACAGCAAAAGGTGGTGGAAGCCTTAACGCCGGACGAGGCGGATACGGTGCTGGTGAAGTGGCGTTATAGCGCATTTCACCGCTCGCCGCTGGAACAGATGTTAAAAGATACCGGTCGCAATCAGCTCATCATTACCGGCGTGTATGCGCATATTGGCTGTATGACCACCGCTACCGATGCGTTTATGCGCGACATTAAGCCGTTTATGGTGGCGGATGCGCTGGCGGATTTCAGCCGGGAAGAGCATCTGATGGCGCTGAACTATGTGGCGGGGCGTTCAGGTCGCGTCGTCATGACCGAGTCGCTGCTGCCGGCGCCAGTTCCAGCCAGTAAAACGGCGCTGCGGGCGTTGATTCTGCCGTTGCTGGATGAGACCGACGAGCCGCTGGACGATGAAAATCTGATTGATTATGGCCTGGATTCAGTACGAATGATGGGGCTGGCGGCGCGCTGGCGTAAAGTACACGGCGATATCGACTTCGTGATGCTGGCGAAAAATCCAACCATTGATGCCTGGTGGGCGCTGCTTTCTCGCGAGGTGCAGTAA
- the entE gene encoding enterobactin synthase subunit E, protein MRIPFTRWPDEFARRYREKGYWQDVPLTDILTRHADSDKTAVIDGERAFSYRQLNQAADNLACSLRRQGINPGETALVQLGNVPELYITFFALLKLGVAPVLALFSHQRTELNAYATQIAPTLVIADRQHTLFAGEAFLNTFVAEHRSVRAVLLRNDDGDHSLDAAMRQTAEDFTATPSPAEDVAYFQLSGGTTGTPKLIPRTHNDYYYSVRRSNEICGFNEETRFLCAIPAAHNYAMSSPGALGVFLAKGTVVLATDPSATLCFPLIEKHQINATALVPPAVSLWLQAILEWGSNAPLASLRLLQVGGARLSATLAARIPAEIGCQLQQVFGMAEGLVNYTRLDDSPERIINTQGRPMCPDDEVWVADADGNPLPPGEIGRLMTRGPYTFRGYFNSPQHNAGAFDASGFYCSGDLISIDQDGYITVHGREKDQINRGGEKIAAEEIENLLLRHPAVIHAALVSMEDELLGEKSCAYLVVKEPLRAVQVRRFLREQGVAEFKLPDRVECVASLPLTPVGKVDKKQLRQRLASRSPL, encoded by the coding sequence ATGCGTATACCTTTCACCCGTTGGCCGGATGAATTTGCCCGCCGTTATCGTGAAAAAGGCTACTGGCAAGACGTGCCGTTGACCGATATTCTGACCCGCCACGCTGACAGCGACAAGACGGCGGTCATTGACGGCGAGCGCGCGTTCAGCTATCGCCAGCTCAACCAGGCCGCGGATAATCTGGCCTGCAGTTTACGCCGTCAGGGCATCAACCCTGGCGAAACCGCTCTGGTGCAACTGGGGAATGTACCGGAACTGTATATCACCTTTTTCGCCCTGTTGAAGCTTGGTGTAGCGCCCGTTCTGGCGTTGTTTAGCCATCAACGCACCGAACTTAACGCCTATGCGACGCAGATCGCGCCGACGCTGGTGATTGCCGATCGCCAACATACGCTGTTCGCTGGGGAGGCCTTTCTCAACACGTTTGTGGCTGAACACCGCTCTGTGCGGGCGGTGTTATTGCGTAACGACGACGGCGATCACAGCCTGGACGCGGCGATGCGGCAGACGGCGGAAGATTTCACCGCCACGCCATCACCTGCTGAAGATGTGGCCTACTTTCAGCTTTCCGGCGGTACTACCGGCACGCCAAAGCTTATTCCCCGTACCCATAACGACTATTACTACAGCGTGCGCCGCAGCAATGAGATTTGCGGTTTCAACGAGGAGACGCGGTTTCTGTGCGCGATTCCCGCCGCGCATAACTACGCCATGAGTTCGCCGGGCGCTCTGGGCGTCTTTCTTGCCAAAGGAACGGTAGTGCTGGCGACCGATCCCAGCGCCACGCTCTGTTTCCCGCTGATCGAAAAACACCAGATTAATGCCACGGCGCTGGTGCCGCCAGCGGTCAGTCTATGGCTACAGGCTATCCTGGAGTGGGGCAGCAATGCGCCACTGGCGTCATTAAGGTTATTGCAGGTTGGCGGCGCGCGGCTTTCCGCGACGCTGGCCGCCCGTATTCCGGCTGAAATTGGCTGTCAGTTACAGCAGGTCTTCGGTATGGCGGAAGGGTTAGTGAACTATACCCGGCTGGACGATAGTCCGGAACGGATTATCAATACCCAGGGAAGACCCATGTGCCCGGACGACGAAGTGTGGGTGGCGGATGCCGACGGGAATCCACTGCCGCCGGGCGAGATTGGTCGTCTGATGACGCGAGGCCCCTATACTTTCCGCGGCTATTTCAACAGTCCGCAACACAATGCCGGCGCCTTTGACGCCAGCGGCTTTTACTGTTCCGGCGATCTGATCTCCATTGATCAAGACGGCTACATCACCGTTCACGGGCGTGAAAAAGATCAGATCAATCGGGGCGGCGAGAAGATAGCCGCTGAAGAGATAGAAAACCTGTTACTGCGCCATCCGGCGGTGATCCATGCGGCGCTGGTCAGCATGGAAGATGAACTGCTGGGGGAAAAAAGTTGCGCATATTTGGTGGTAAAAGAGCCGCTGCGTGCGGTACAGGTACGCCGTTTCCTGCGAGAGCAGGGAGTGGCGGAATTTAAATTACCGGATCGCGTGGAGTGCGTTGCGTCACTGCCGCTGACGCCGGTTGGTAAAGTCGATAAAAAACAATTACGCCAGCGGTTGGCGTCACGTTCACCGCTCTGA
- the entC gene encoding isochorismate synthase EntC, giving the protein MDMSLAEDTQETMTTLAPDRFFFMSPYRSFTTSGCFARYTEPAVAGDSPDSPFQQKLRQQFAEAKSQGIASPILVGAIPFDTRQPSSLFIPMAWQSFSRQEKQRTARYFTDHQSLTVTARKAIPEQDAFEAMVARAAMLTATPDVDKVVLSRLIDITTDVAADSGALLERLVAQNPVSYNFHVPLADGGVLLGASPELLLRKEGERFSSLPLAGSARRQPDDVLDREAGNRLLASQKDRHEHELVTQAMKQILRERSTELQLPSSPQLITTPTLWHLGTPFEGKANAEENALTLACLLHPTPALSGFPHQAAKKLIAELEPFDRELFGGIVGWCDADGNGEWVVTIRCAKLHGNQVRLFAGAGIVPASSPVGEWRETGVKLSTMLNVFGLH; this is encoded by the coding sequence ATGGATATGTCACTGGCCGAGGACACTCAGGAGACAATGACAACGCTTGCTCCTGACCGCTTTTTCTTTATGTCGCCGTATCGCAGTTTTACCACCTCTGGGTGTTTCGCCCGCTATACCGAGCCTGCGGTTGCCGGGGATTCGCCGGATAGCCCTTTCCAGCAGAAATTGCGCCAGCAGTTTGCCGAGGCCAAATCGCAGGGCATCGCCAGCCCTATCCTGGTGGGGGCGATCCCCTTTGATACTCGCCAGCCGTCGTCGCTATTTATCCCGATGGCGTGGCAGTCCTTTTCCCGCCAGGAAAAGCAGCGCACGGCGCGTTATTTTACTGACCATCAGTCGTTGACGGTGACGGCGCGAAAGGCGATCCCGGAGCAGGATGCTTTTGAAGCGATGGTCGCACGCGCGGCTATGCTGACTGCCACGCCAGACGTCGATAAAGTGGTGCTTTCCCGGCTGATAGACATTACCACTGATGTGGCGGCGGATAGCGGGGCGTTGCTGGAGCGGCTGGTTGCGCAGAATCCAGTTAGTTACAACTTCCATGTGCCACTGGCGGATGGCGGCGTTCTACTGGGCGCCAGCCCCGAATTGCTGCTACGCAAAGAGGGCGAGCGGTTTAGTTCGCTGCCGTTAGCAGGTTCGGCGCGCCGACAGCCGGATGATGTTCTGGATCGCGAGGCGGGAAACCGACTGCTGGCTTCACAGAAAGATCGCCATGAACATGAGCTGGTGACTCAGGCGATGAAGCAGATCCTGCGCGAACGCAGCACGGAACTGCAATTGCCTTCCTCCCCGCAACTGATCACCACGCCGACGCTATGGCATCTCGGTACGCCGTTTGAGGGCAAGGCCAACGCTGAGGAAAACGCGCTGACGCTGGCCTGCTTGTTGCATCCGACGCCTGCGTTAAGTGGTTTCCCCCATCAGGCCGCGAAAAAGCTGATCGCTGAACTGGAGCCGTTCGATCGTGAACTGTTTGGCGGCATTGTCGGCTGGTGCGACGCTGACGGAAACGGCGAGTGGGTAGTGACGATTCGTTGTGCGAAATTGCACGGTAATCAGGTGCGCCTGTTCGCCGGCGCCGGGATTGTCCCCGCCTCTTCACCAGTCGGAGAGTGGCGGGAAACCGGCGTCAAGCTCTCTACGATGTTGAACGTTTTTGGACTGCATTAA